A genomic window from Lentibacter algarum includes:
- a CDS encoding HAD-IA family hydrolase gives MNTRALILDFGGVISRTLFETHDLSEKALGLPNGSLTWQGPFAPEADPLWRAMQADEISERDYWKSRTAEVAKLVGQNWNEMSDFVRAARGADPDAVIRPEFRTTIAACKAAGVRLAILSNELDLFYGADFREKLPFLKDFEVIVDATYTGILKPDARAYEQVLQELGLPAADCVFVDDQLRNIKGAEALGLPAVHFDVMAPSQSYAEALRLLDLERTDP, from the coding sequence ATGAATACACGCGCGCTTATCCTTGATTTTGGTGGCGTCATTTCCCGTACGCTGTTTGAAACTCATGATCTGAGTGAAAAGGCGCTCGGCCTACCCAATGGCTCGCTCACATGGCAAGGTCCCTTCGCGCCCGAGGCCGACCCCCTCTGGCGCGCAATGCAGGCTGACGAAATATCGGAGCGCGACTATTGGAAAAGCCGCACCGCTGAAGTCGCCAAACTCGTAGGCCAGAACTGGAACGAGATGAGTGATTTCGTGCGTGCCGCGCGCGGGGCTGACCCTGACGCCGTCATCCGCCCCGAATTTCGCACCACCATTGCCGCTTGCAAGGCCGCTGGCGTTCGCCTCGCCATCCTCTCCAACGAGCTTGATCTCTTCTACGGTGCAGACTTCCGCGAGAAGCTGCCCTTCCTCAAAGACTTCGAGGTGATCGTCGACGCGACCTACACAGGCATCCTCAAGCCCGATGCGCGCGCCTATGAGCAGGTTCTGCAAGAGCTAGGCCTACCCGCCGCCGACTGCGTCTTTGTCGATGACCAGCTTCGCAACATTAAGGGGGCAGAGGCCCTAGGCCTGCCAGCCGTGCATTTTGACGTGATGGCCCCTTCCCAAAGCTATGCAGAGGCTCTGCGCCTCCTTGATCTTGAAAGGACAGACCCGTGA
- a CDS encoding IclR family transcriptional regulator, whose protein sequence is MGTVSKALSLLNYFSRSQSHIGLSEMARLTGMNKTTVHRMLTELQDQGFVEQTNSGREYRLGPAFLRLAALREATVPRRDLAQSVADDLAMRTGETAHVSLLHGEVLSTIAYAYAHQHGLQVTMDDAEILPLHATSSGHVVLAYADPSFAKAALERPLEAFSSGTLTDRKLIKAKLDDIRRDGFAEAISAFETDVHTHAAPLFDASQACIGAVAVAAPSARMSPEARTRIRTALLDASPRLTRLMGGFLPPSYRQKEPAA, encoded by the coding sequence ATGGGAACTGTTTCCAAAGCTTTGTCATTACTGAATTATTTCAGCCGATCTCAGAGCCATATTGGCCTGAGTGAAATGGCGCGCCTAACGGGTATGAACAAGACAACAGTACACCGGATGCTCACCGAGCTTCAGGACCAAGGATTCGTTGAACAGACCAATTCTGGCCGCGAATACCGCCTTGGGCCCGCCTTTCTACGGCTCGCTGCCCTGCGCGAAGCCACGGTTCCGCGCCGCGATCTGGCCCAAAGCGTGGCGGATGATCTTGCGATGCGCACAGGCGAAACAGCCCATGTCTCGCTCCTCCATGGTGAAGTCCTGAGCACGATCGCCTATGCCTACGCCCACCAACACGGCCTCCAAGTCACAATGGATGACGCCGAAATCTTGCCGCTTCATGCGACAAGCTCGGGCCATGTCGTGCTGGCCTACGCCGATCCGTCCTTTGCCAAAGCCGCGCTTGAGCGCCCTCTAGAAGCCTTCTCTTCAGGCACACTCACAGACCGCAAACTGATCAAGGCCAAACTTGATGACATTCGTCGTGACGGTTTCGCAGAGGCCATCAGCGCCTTTGAAACCGATGTGCACACGCACGCCGCACCTCTCTTTGATGCAAGCCAGGCCTGCATCGGTGCCGTCGCAGTCGCCGCGCCCTCGGCGCGCATGTCCCCCGAGGCCCGTACGCGCATCCGCACAGCATTACTGGACGCAAGCCCACGCCTCACACGGCTGATGGGCGGCTTTCTCCCTCCAAGCTATCGCCAGAAAGAACCCGCCGCATGA
- a CDS encoding tripartite tricarboxylate transporter substrate-binding protein: protein MLGNKILGGALALTMAAMGGAAMAEYPEKPVSFIVPWPPGDLEDVLTRMIAEDFQAEYGVSAAVVNKPGGGGGPFPGAIEVAQAPADGYTIGSFVIGVPVVGHQIGIDELTPEKFDPLGIFLTYPFVIATSKDAPYSNMDELAAYAKENDVALGHFGDPLTPTQVTKAMAVTKGFEWGSDAAFDALDCNTLASGDADVINTTLQLILPCLDDVKVLVSITDERISLVPDAPTAGEVDPEMNIALWNGLFVHKDTPADVRAKIIAVAEKTVMSERAQNVAKETGALVYWQGADDAAARVARNIETVAKIQGLLE, encoded by the coding sequence ATGCTAGGTAACAAGATTCTCGGCGGCGCTTTAGCGCTGACCATGGCCGCCATGGGCGGCGCAGCGATGGCTGAATATCCAGAAAAACCTGTGAGCTTTATTGTGCCTTGGCCTCCAGGTGATTTGGAGGATGTCCTGACACGGATGATTGCCGAAGACTTTCAGGCGGAGTACGGCGTTTCAGCGGCTGTTGTGAACAAGCCTGGCGGCGGCGGCGGGCCGTTCCCTGGTGCGATCGAGGTGGCGCAAGCGCCTGCGGATGGCTACACCATCGGCTCCTTTGTGATTGGGGTGCCTGTCGTTGGGCACCAGATCGGGATTGACGAGCTGACACCAGAGAAGTTTGACCCGCTGGGTATTTTCCTCACATATCCATTTGTCATCGCGACAAGCAAAGATGCGCCTTACTCCAATATGGACGAGCTGGCTGCTTACGCGAAAGAAAACGATGTGGCGCTCGGGCACTTTGGCGACCCGCTGACACCCACTCAGGTGACTAAAGCAATGGCTGTTACAAAGGGTTTTGAGTGGGGCAGTGACGCCGCATTTGATGCGCTCGATTGCAATACGTTGGCCTCTGGAGATGCGGATGTGATCAACACCACATTGCAGCTGATCCTTCCATGTCTTGATGATGTGAAGGTGCTCGTCTCCATCACTGACGAACGGATCAGTCTTGTTCCAGATGCGCCAACAGCTGGCGAAGTGGACCCCGAGATGAATATCGCGCTTTGGAACGGTTTGTTCGTTCACAAGGACACGCCTGCGGACGTCCGTGCGAAGATCATTGCTGTTGCTGAAAAAACAGTGATGAGCGAGCGGGCGCAAAACGTAGCCAAGGAAACAGGCGCGCTTGTGTATTGGCAGGGTGCTGATGATGCCGCGGCGCGCGTGGCACGCAACATCGAAACCGTGGCCAAAATCCAAGGTCTCTTGGAATAA
- a CDS encoding tripartite tricarboxylate transporter TctB family protein, with protein sequence MSKDRSEEIRRFDGPLRGQALFAIVFLVASALLLSQLGNETKWAKGTQFFAQPRFWPAVSVIGMVLFGGLHLWKLPRRGFERVDVVEWKIWFFAIEYVIWFLAYVMLVPKLGYLPMTIVLMLTLCYRLGYRSRTMLGSAVLVALAVVVVFKSFLSVKIPGGAIYEYLPDALRSFFILNF encoded by the coding sequence ATGAGCAAAGATCGCAGTGAAGAAATCCGCCGCTTTGATGGACCACTGAGAGGGCAGGCGTTGTTTGCGATTGTCTTTTTGGTGGCCTCTGCTTTGCTCTTGAGCCAACTGGGGAATGAGACCAAATGGGCCAAGGGCACGCAATTCTTTGCTCAGCCGCGCTTCTGGCCTGCCGTTTCGGTGATTGGCATGGTGCTCTTTGGCGGGCTGCATTTGTGGAAGCTGCCGCGCCGCGGGTTTGAGCGGGTCGATGTCGTCGAGTGGAAAATCTGGTTTTTCGCAATTGAGTATGTGATTTGGTTTTTGGCTTATGTGATGCTTGTACCCAAGCTTGGCTACTTGCCGATGACCATCGTTCTCATGCTTACGTTATGCTACCGCCTTGGCTATCGATCGCGCACGATGCTGGGTTCGGCTGTGTTGGTCGCGCTTGCTGTTGTCGTCGTGTTCAAATCTTTCCTTAGCGTCAAAATTCCGGGTGGGGCGATCTATGAATACCTGCCAGATGCTTTGCGCTCTTTCTTCATTCTGAATTTTTGA
- a CDS encoding tripartite tricarboxylate transporter permease: MDLILSSLEILARWDVMIALLVGSIGGVLIGAIPGVGPAVAIAILLPATFSLDPIVGLTVLLGIYGSSMYGGSIPAILINTPGTAVNALTTYDGYPMTTRGEARRALSLAYSSSFFGGVFSVICLVLFAPVLAKIAPMFGSREIFLAALLGIILVVVAHRGQSLIAAALACFGIFLHTVGLEPVKYSKRFTFEQSWLSSGVDLIVVVLGLFAISQAIFLLQGQDEKIRMTKLRGGLFQGMRELARHPRVATASASLGVLMGMIPGVGEFTAQFLSYTYAQRTSERPDDFGKGASEGLIAAETSNNAVPAAAMVPLLALGIPGEALTAMMLSVFYVHNVVPGPQLFQNDMDFVVALYLALLILNVLVLIFLLFATNQLIKVVKIPNRFLGASILTLSFVGVYSLRNSFTDCLIAACFGIFGFVLKRLNLPAVPIVLGMVLGGIMEVKLRAGMARVKTPFDFIDRPVAMILFIMILGVLILHFRYVWQQRKLLKEAKWQAKHKSTSFAAQMSRRKDYLLMERGKRLREKRSKYAPRLTDKNSPR, from the coding sequence ATGGATCTGATACTTTCAAGTCTTGAAATTCTGGCGCGCTGGGATGTGATGATTGCGCTTTTGGTGGGCTCGATCGGTGGCGTGCTGATCGGGGCGATTCCGGGTGTGGGCCCTGCTGTTGCGATTGCAATCTTGCTGCCTGCGACCTTCAGTCTGGACCCGATTGTGGGGCTCACGGTGCTCTTGGGGATCTATGGCTCGTCCATGTATGGTGGCTCGATCCCTGCGATCTTGATCAATACGCCGGGAACAGCGGTGAACGCGCTCACAACCTATGATGGCTACCCTATGACCACGCGAGGCGAGGCGCGGCGTGCCCTGAGCCTTGCGTACTCCTCAAGCTTTTTTGGGGGTGTGTTCTCTGTCATCTGCCTCGTTTTATTTGCCCCCGTGCTTGCCAAGATTGCGCCGATGTTTGGCAGCCGCGAGATATTTCTTGCTGCGCTTTTGGGCATCATTCTTGTTGTGGTCGCACATCGGGGCCAAAGCCTGATTGCGGCGGCACTCGCTTGTTTTGGGATATTCCTGCACACGGTTGGCCTTGAGCCCGTGAAGTATTCCAAGCGGTTTACTTTTGAGCAGTCCTGGCTCTCGTCTGGTGTTGATCTCATCGTCGTCGTCTTGGGACTCTTCGCAATTTCACAGGCTATTTTCCTGCTGCAAGGGCAGGACGAAAAAATCCGTATGACCAAGCTGCGGGGCGGGTTGTTTCAGGGCATGCGGGAGCTGGCGCGGCATCCACGAGTGGCCACGGCTTCCGCCAGCCTCGGCGTCTTGATGGGAATGATCCCAGGCGTTGGAGAATTTACGGCTCAGTTCCTCAGTTATACATATGCGCAGCGCACCTCAGAACGCCCTGATGACTTTGGTAAAGGCGCAAGTGAAGGCCTGATTGCTGCGGAGACTTCAAACAATGCAGTGCCTGCGGCAGCGATGGTTCCGCTTTTGGCACTTGGAATTCCGGGGGAGGCGCTGACGGCGATGATGCTGTCGGTGTTTTATGTGCACAATGTCGTGCCCGGTCCTCAGCTGTTCCAAAATGATATGGACTTTGTTGTAGCGCTTTATCTGGCGCTTCTGATTCTCAATGTGCTCGTGCTGATCTTTTTATTGTTTGCGACCAACCAACTCATCAAGGTTGTCAAAATCCCCAACCGTTTTTTGGGTGCTTCGATCCTGACGCTGAGTTTTGTTGGCGTCTATAGCCTGCGCAATTCCTTCACGGACTGTCTCATTGCCGCGTGTTTTGGCATCTTTGGCTTTGTTTTGAAGCGCCTCAACTTGCCTGCAGTGCCGATCGTTCTTGGCATGGTGCTGGGCGGGATTATGGAAGTGAAACTGCGCGCGGGTATGGCGCGCGTTAAAACGCCTTTTGACTTTATCGACCGCCCTGTGGCGATGATCCTCTTTATTATGATCCTCGGAGTGCTGATCCTGCACTTTCGCTACGTGTGGCAGCAACGCAAATTGCTTAAGGAGGCCAAATGGCAAGCCAAGCACAAATCGACGAGCTTCGCCGCGCAGATGTCGCGCCGCAAAGACTATTTATTGATGGAACGTGGCAAGAGGCTTCGGGAGAAGCGCTCGAAGTATGCTCCCCGATTGACGGACAAAAACTCACCACGATAG
- a CDS encoding aldehyde dehydrogenase family protein, which translates to MDGQKLTTIERASAADVDRAVAAARRAFEDGRWRDMPPAGRKKVLHKIADLIEQYAVELTVLGVRDNGTEFNMALKAEAGSAAGTFRYYAEALDKIYGEVAPTAPDVLGLVHHAPVGVVGAIVPWNFPLMIGAWKLAPALAMGNSVVLKPAETASLSLLKLAGICAEAGLPDGVLNVVTGQGAVAGEALALSYDVDALVFTGSGGVGRRLLEYSARSNLKRVYLELGGKSPNIVFADAPDLAKAAKVSAMGIFRNSGQVCVAGSRLLVERAVHDEFVALMAAEAEKLKVGDPLDLETQIGAVNSIPQLEGNLGFVEKALAEGAEAVTGGGRILQETGGYYMAPTILTGVERGHNVFQNEVFGPVLSVTAFDSDDEAVGLANATDYGLSAGVWTSNLSRAHRMVHGIRAGIVHVNTYGGSDNTVPLGGVKQSGNGHDKSLHAIEKYVDLKTAWIQL; encoded by the coding sequence ATTGACGGACAAAAACTCACCACGATAGAGCGCGCGAGTGCGGCCGATGTGGACCGTGCAGTAGCGGCGGCGCGGCGCGCCTTTGAAGACGGGCGCTGGCGCGATATGCCGCCAGCAGGCCGCAAAAAAGTTCTGCATAAGATTGCCGATCTTATTGAGCAATACGCTGTCGAACTCACTGTTCTGGGCGTGCGCGACAACGGCACAGAGTTTAACATGGCGCTCAAAGCTGAGGCGGGATCGGCGGCGGGAACATTCCGCTATTATGCCGAGGCTTTGGACAAGATTTATGGCGAGGTGGCGCCGACCGCTCCAGACGTTTTGGGCCTAGTACATCACGCGCCTGTGGGCGTTGTGGGCGCGATTGTGCCTTGGAACTTCCCGCTGATGATCGGTGCATGGAAATTAGCGCCTGCACTTGCGATGGGGAACTCTGTGGTGCTGAAGCCCGCCGAAACGGCTTCGCTCTCACTTCTCAAACTGGCAGGAATTTGCGCCGAGGCGGGGCTGCCAGACGGGGTTTTGAATGTGGTCACAGGGCAGGGCGCTGTAGCGGGTGAGGCGCTGGCGCTGAGCTACGATGTGGACGCCTTGGTGTTCACGGGCTCTGGCGGCGTGGGGCGGCGCTTGCTGGAATATTCAGCGCGCTCCAATCTCAAACGCGTCTATCTGGAGCTTGGTGGCAAGTCGCCTAATATCGTTTTTGCCGATGCGCCTGATCTTGCGAAAGCCGCCAAGGTTTCGGCGATGGGGATTTTCCGCAATTCGGGGCAGGTCTGTGTAGCTGGTTCGCGGCTCTTGGTTGAGCGCGCAGTGCATGATGAGTTTGTTGCACTGATGGCGGCGGAAGCGGAAAAGCTCAAGGTGGGCGATCCGCTTGATCTTGAAACACAGATTGGCGCGGTGAACTCCATCCCGCAGCTTGAGGGCAACCTTGGCTTTGTGGAAAAGGCGCTGGCCGAGGGCGCGGAGGCAGTCACCGGCGGCGGACGGATACTGCAGGAAACAGGCGGATACTATATGGCGCCGACGATCCTGACGGGCGTTGAGCGTGGGCACAACGTGTTTCAAAATGAGGTCTTTGGCCCCGTCCTATCGGTGACGGCTTTTGACAGTGATGATGAAGCTGTGGGGCTTGCCAACGCGACAGATTATGGCCTTTCGGCGGGTGTGTGGACCTCTAACCTTAGTCGTGCGCACCGCATGGTGCATGGCATTCGTGCGGGGATCGTTCATGTGAACACCTATGGTGGATCGGACAACACTGTGCCGCTGGGTGGTGTGAAGCAGTCCGGAAATGGGCATGATAAGTCACTTCATGCGATTGAAAAATATGTCGATCTGAAGACGGCTTGGATTCAGCTTTGA
- a CDS encoding phosphotransferase codes for MSLAGAAKAAAVWGFESPRITLAAARENVVYRLDAGEIYALRMHRVGYRSAEELRHELAWIGAMAEAGLPVPRPVALPSGALVTEVEGQLVSVVTWLGGAPLGAPGEMKNVRDRPAFCRKLGEAMAALHEACDAWPPAKGFARPAWDRAGLLGDAPLWGRFWEHPDFNAVERDLLMAARAQADKDLAALEGALDYGLIHADLVGQNVMWDGVNVGLIDFDDGGYGFRVFELATFLLRYMDEPDYPELRVALCEGYGVRAAIDPQELHLFLMLRAFTYPGWFMDRSDEPNTAARAARANATALKLAQAFMER; via the coding sequence TTGAGCTTGGCGGGCGCGGCAAAAGCGGCGGCGGTTTGGGGGTTTGAAAGCCCTCGGATCACGCTGGCTGCGGCGCGCGAGAATGTGGTTTATCGTCTGGACGCGGGCGAGATTTATGCGCTTCGCATGCACCGTGTGGGCTATCGCAGTGCAGAAGAGCTGCGCCATGAACTTGCGTGGATTGGGGCGATGGCGGAGGCAGGCTTGCCTGTGCCGCGGCCTGTTGCCTTGCCATCGGGGGCGCTTGTCACCGAGGTTGAAGGCCAACTTGTGAGTGTGGTCACTTGGCTCGGCGGCGCGCCGCTTGGCGCGCCTGGCGAAATGAAAAATGTACGTGACAGGCCTGCGTTTTGCCGAAAGCTCGGGGAAGCAATGGCGGCGTTGCATGAAGCGTGCGATGCGTGGCCGCCAGCGAAGGGGTTTGCCCGTCCTGCGTGGGACCGCGCTGGGCTTTTGGGGGATGCGCCCTTATGGGGGAGATTTTGGGAGCATCCTGATTTTAACGCGGTTGAGCGCGACTTGCTGATGGCTGCGCGCGCGCAGGCAGACAAGGACTTGGCCGCGCTTGAGGGTGCGCTTGACTATGGTCTCATTCATGCGGACCTCGTGGGGCAAAATGTCATGTGGGACGGGGTCAATGTGGGCCTGATTGATTTCGATGACGGGGGCTACGGCTTTCGCGTTTTTGAGCTCGCGACATTTCTTTTGCGGTATATGGATGAGCCTGATTACCCCGAATTGCGCGTGGCTCTTTGTGAGGGATACGGGGTGCGCGCAGCGATTGACCCGCAAGAGTTGCATCTATTTTTGATGCTGCGCGCCTTTACTTATCCGGGCTGGTTTATGGACCGCTCGGATGAGCCAAACACGGCTGCGCGTGCGGCGCGGGCCAATGCAACTGCGCTCAAGCTGGCGCAAGCGTTTATGGAGAGATGA
- a CDS encoding Tm-1-like ATP-binding domain-containing protein — protein MSQHKTILIVGTYDTKDDELGYLASVILAQGGRVATMDVSVLGEPSKPTDYSKHEVAEAGGSSIKAAIDGGDENIAMQIMADGASALALKLYREGKFDGVIVLGGSMGTDLALDLCAALPLGVPKYVVSTVSFSAMLPPDRLAPDIQMILWGGGLYGLNSVCKSSLSQAAGAVLGAARAVEAPNWDKPLIGMTSFGKTVLRYMVALKPALEERGFEVAVFHATGMGGRAFEGLAAEGAFAAVMDFAPQEVTNHHFGSNITAGADRMTNAGRKGIPQMIAPGCYDLVDFVGWQEPPARLAGYETHAHNRLLSSAMISAEDRGEVAQVICSKLAQATGTTEVFLPLQGCNEWDREGAPLHDAEGLHLFMDALRQHMPGNVSAQELDCHINDADFAEAVLATFDKWLAEGVVTR, from the coding sequence ATGAGCCAACACAAAACGATCCTTATTGTAGGCACGTATGACACCAAAGATGATGAGCTTGGCTATCTGGCAAGTGTGATCCTTGCGCAAGGTGGACGCGTGGCCACGATGGATGTGAGCGTTTTGGGCGAGCCTTCAAAGCCGACAGATTACTCCAAGCATGAGGTGGCCGAAGCGGGCGGAAGCTCCATCAAGGCCGCGATTGACGGGGGTGACGAAAACATTGCGATGCAGATCATGGCGGATGGAGCCTCGGCGCTTGCCCTTAAGCTGTACCGCGAGGGAAAATTCGACGGTGTGATAGTGCTGGGCGGCTCTATGGGCACCGATCTTGCGCTTGATCTTTGCGCGGCGCTTCCGTTGGGGGTCCCGAAGTATGTTGTTTCGACAGTCTCCTTCTCTGCGATGCTGCCGCCTGATCGGCTTGCGCCTGATATTCAGATGATCCTTTGGGGGGGCGGGCTTTACGGGCTGAACTCTGTCTGCAAGTCATCTCTCAGCCAAGCTGCTGGTGCTGTGCTTGGGGCAGCGCGGGCTGTGGAAGCGCCGAACTGGGACAAGCCGCTGATTGGCATGACGTCTTTTGGCAAGACCGTGCTGCGCTATATGGTGGCTCTTAAGCCTGCGCTTGAAGAGCGCGGGTTTGAAGTTGCTGTGTTTCATGCGACTGGCATGGGTGGGCGTGCCTTTGAAGGGCTGGCCGCTGAGGGCGCTTTTGCCGCTGTTATGGATTTTGCACCGCAGGAAGTGACCAACCATCATTTTGGCTCAAACATTACCGCAGGCGCGGACCGTATGACCAACGCGGGGCGCAAAGGTATTCCACAGATGATTGCGCCAGGCTGTTATGATCTTGTTGATTTTGTCGGCTGGCAAGAGCCGCCTGCAAGGCTGGCGGGATATGAAACGCATGCGCACAATCGCTTGCTCAGTTCGGCGATGATCTCTGCGGAAGATCGTGGCGAAGTGGCTCAAGTCATCTGCAGCAAGCTTGCGCAAGCGACAGGTACAACTGAGGTTTTTCTGCCGCTTCAAGGCTGCAATGAGTGGGATCGTGAGGGGGCTCCTTTGCATGATGCCGAAGGCCTGCACCTTTTCATGGACGCGCTGCGCCAGCATATGCCCGGCAACGTTTCGGCGCAGGAGCTGGACTGTCATATCAACGATGCGGATTTTGCCGAAGCTGTGTTGGCTACCTTTGATAAATGGCTCGCAGAGGGCGTTGTGACGCGCTAA
- the recO gene encoding DNA repair protein RecO, which translates to MEWRDTGILLAVRPHGESSAILDVLTPERGLHAGVVRGGASRKMAPILQPGAQLDLMWRARLEEHIGSFTVELMRSRSAQVLGSRLALAGLNTVTALLRYALPEREVHLPLYQRTEALMDLLGQDDIWPLAYLKWEVALLEELGFGLDLKCCAVTGAEEGLAYVSPKTGRAVTAEGAGAWASKLLELPPVLLGEGDAEDEDVAAGLRLTGYFLAEHLAPELGTKPLPDARARFVNVFERRITQP; encoded by the coding sequence ATGGAATGGCGTGACACTGGAATTTTGCTGGCCGTGCGGCCTCATGGCGAAAGTAGCGCCATTCTTGACGTGCTCACGCCTGAACGCGGGTTACATGCCGGTGTTGTGCGTGGTGGCGCAAGCCGTAAGATGGCCCCGATTTTACAGCCAGGTGCGCAGCTTGACCTGATGTGGCGCGCACGGCTTGAAGAGCATATTGGCAGTTTTACAGTAGAGCTCATGCGCTCGCGCTCGGCACAGGTTCTGGGATCGCGTCTCGCTCTGGCGGGGCTCAATACCGTCACTGCTTTGCTGCGCTATGCTTTGCCTGAGCGGGAGGTACATTTGCCGCTCTACCAGCGCACCGAGGCTTTAATGGACCTGCTGGGGCAGGACGATATCTGGCCTCTGGCCTACCTCAAATGGGAGGTGGCGTTGCTGGAAGAGCTTGGCTTTGGGCTTGATCTGAAATGTTGTGCGGTTACAGGGGCAGAAGAAGGTCTTGCTTATGTTTCGCCCAAGACAGGACGTGCTGTCACAGCAGAGGGCGCGGGCGCATGGGCAAGCAAGCTTCTAGAGCTACCGCCTGTGCTTTTGGGAGAAGGTGATGCCGAGGATGAGGACGTGGCGGCAGGCTTGAGGCTGACTGGGTATTTTCTAGCCGAGCATCTTGCGCCAGAGCTGGGCACAAAGCCGCTTCCTGATGCGCGCGCGCGGTTTGTGAACGTGTTTGAACGCCGGATCACTCAGCCTTAA